A single genomic interval of Celeribacter indicus harbors:
- a CDS encoding MurR/RpiR family transcriptional regulator yields the protein MAVLGAPAPDSLPPGSVVAERIEAVYPELSQALRTFADFVLRSPLKVAGLSINDTVEVTGVSVASANRFARKLGFPGYAEFRAELLRGLAPAQEPVEKLRRKLSEASSTIEVVQASLAEDAANLHGSMANLDPARCEQAVDMISAARRIFILGFDSAAGLALILSHRLQAVGCDVRTVESGAGTISVARHLTSLGPEDLVIAITFPRYLRDTVAMSRFAHQHGIPILVVTDNQTSPLAKIGTVVLYAQARRSFASTSDAAVLAVLEALVAGVANKRPGAADAAQRFADTGFYWFAYPEQESDAKPANSKSSRKKDKT from the coding sequence GTGGCAGTATTAGGCGCACCTGCTCCTGACTCGCTGCCACCAGGCTCGGTTGTCGCGGAGCGAATTGAAGCGGTTTATCCTGAGCTCTCGCAGGCGCTACGGACCTTCGCGGACTTCGTGCTACGCTCTCCACTGAAAGTTGCGGGGCTTTCCATTAATGATACGGTCGAGGTGACAGGAGTCTCCGTTGCTTCCGCCAACCGATTTGCGCGAAAGCTGGGGTTTCCCGGCTACGCCGAGTTCCGCGCAGAGCTTCTTCGCGGCTTAGCCCCGGCGCAGGAGCCGGTAGAGAAGCTCCGCCGCAAGCTATCCGAAGCTTCCAGCACCATTGAGGTAGTTCAAGCCTCGCTGGCAGAGGATGCCGCGAACCTTCATGGCTCTATGGCCAATCTCGATCCTGCACGCTGTGAACAGGCAGTGGACATGATCAGTGCTGCGCGCCGCATCTTCATCCTTGGGTTTGACAGTGCCGCTGGTCTCGCATTGATCCTGTCGCACCGGCTGCAGGCGGTAGGCTGCGATGTCCGCACCGTGGAGAGCGGTGCGGGAACAATTTCAGTCGCACGGCATCTGACGAGTCTGGGCCCCGAGGATCTGGTAATCGCGATCACCTTCCCGCGCTATCTCCGTGATACGGTCGCTATGAGTCGGTTTGCCCACCAGCATGGTATCCCTATCCTCGTTGTCACCGACAATCAGACTTCGCCACTCGCCAAGATTGGGACTGTCGTGCTTTATGCACAGGCCCGCCGGAGCTTCGCCTCCACCTCGGACGCCGCCGTCCTTGCTGTGCTGGAGGCGCTAGTTGCGGGCGTAGCAAACAAGCGGCCTGGCGCAGCCGATGCTGCTCAGCGCTTTGCGGACACTGGCTTCTACTGGTTCGCCTACCCGGAGCAGGAGTCAGACGCAAAACCTGCAAATTCCAAATCTAGTCGAAAGAAGGACAAGACATGA
- a CDS encoding ABC transporter substrate-binding protein, whose amino-acid sequence MRVTTAHGWVSNIQYAGFFLGLSRGYFADHGVEADFIAGGPNAPDTLVSLAAGRAQVCTANWNPFLDARARGNDFVLIGAQWKVSPSAIISLAGRPLHRPEDMVGMRILTQNPSDSLILDTIFDNAGLPRDYTAVPTGFSPEPLLAGDGDAYLAFATNQPITLEQMGLVEGQDFHVTLLTDLGYRVMQGLYLTRRDFLDKNRDAVTGYMAGMIRGWRAAVTEPDAALDLVLNEYGADLGLDPQQQARQNELQIPLVAPTPEADLFALDAESLTGPMTEVARATGREVPPLHEMADLEVVPEALALIS is encoded by the coding sequence ATGCGGGTAACCACCGCGCATGGGTGGGTCTCCAACATCCAATATGCGGGGTTCTTTCTTGGCCTCAGCCGCGGCTACTTTGCTGATCATGGGGTGGAGGCGGATTTCATTGCAGGGGGACCAAATGCGCCCGACACGCTGGTTTCACTTGCTGCGGGGCGTGCACAGGTTTGCACGGCAAACTGGAACCCCTTCCTTGATGCCCGTGCCCGCGGCAACGACTTCGTGCTGATCGGTGCGCAGTGGAAGGTGAGTCCGTCGGCCATCATCTCCCTCGCCGGGCGCCCTCTGCACCGGCCGGAAGACATGGTGGGGATGCGTATTCTTACTCAGAATCCCTCTGACAGCCTTATCCTCGATACAATCTTTGACAATGCGGGCCTCCCACGCGATTACACCGCAGTTCCGACCGGTTTTTCACCGGAACCGCTGCTCGCCGGTGACGGCGACGCTTATCTCGCCTTCGCAACAAACCAGCCAATCACGCTCGAACAGATGGGGTTGGTGGAGGGGCAGGATTTCCACGTCACCCTTCTGACCGATCTCGGATACAGGGTGATGCAAGGCCTCTATCTTACTCGTCGTGACTTTTTGGATAAGAACCGCGATGCAGTGACGGGCTACATGGCCGGCATGATCCGAGGGTGGCGCGCCGCCGTGACGGAACCCGACGCCGCGCTCGACCTGGTGCTAAATGAGTATGGGGCCGATCTGGGCCTCGATCCTCAGCAACAAGCTAGGCAGAATGAGTTGCAGATCCCCCTCGTCGCTCCGACGCCGGAAGCAGATCTCTTTGCGCTTGACGCTGAAAGCCTGACGGGCCCCATGACCGAGGTCGCTCGGGCCACGGGCCGCGAGGTCCCGCCGTTACACGAAATGGCTGATTTGGAAGTCGTTCCCGAGGCCTTGGCTCTCATCTCCTGA
- a CDS encoding ABC transporter substrate-binding protein has product MLRPLFFSAALLAAGSPILADTPLRVQLGWIANVQYGEHFIALEDGLFAERGLDVQIAPGGPNAPNALTAVAAGEADIGYTSWLPFLDAVARGNDFVLIAAAMQTSPLGIISLPSHPILQPVDIQGARILAQGPAEKTAIEATLSLAGLPTDDWTMVPGGFSPEPLLAGDGDGYTAFATNQAITLEQMGLVAEEDFYFRSFDDLGLEGYAGLAFVSRQFLEENRETVLAYLEAVVAGWIRSEEDPAYAARLVVDKYGRDYGLELDQQIRQNEVQAQFFRPNGDPDYPIYSLDLEKVAGPMMNAARASGRTELPDPASLIAPELALEALENVKN; this is encoded by the coding sequence ATGCTCCGCCCCCTATTTTTCTCTGCCGCGCTCTTGGCGGCGGGTTCTCCCATATTGGCCGATACTCCTCTACGCGTTCAGCTGGGCTGGATCGCCAATGTTCAATACGGGGAACATTTCATTGCGCTTGAAGACGGCCTTTTCGCCGAGCGTGGCCTTGATGTTCAGATCGCGCCAGGCGGCCCCAACGCACCGAACGCACTTACTGCAGTAGCTGCGGGCGAGGCTGATATCGGCTACACTAGTTGGCTGCCCTTTCTGGACGCTGTCGCCCGTGGCAACGACTTCGTGCTGATCGCTGCAGCGATGCAGACCTCTCCGCTTGGCATCATCTCTCTGCCTTCGCACCCGATCCTCCAGCCGGTGGATATTCAAGGCGCACGTATCTTGGCTCAGGGACCGGCCGAGAAAACTGCAATAGAGGCGACGCTGAGTCTTGCGGGTCTGCCCACGGATGACTGGACAATGGTGCCGGGCGGCTTCTCTCCGGAGCCGCTGCTGGCGGGCGACGGTGACGGCTACACTGCATTCGCTACTAATCAAGCCATCACGCTAGAGCAGATGGGGCTGGTGGCCGAGGAAGATTTTTACTTTCGCAGTTTTGATGATCTCGGCCTCGAGGGCTACGCGGGGCTCGCATTTGTGTCTCGGCAATTTCTAGAGGAGAACCGCGAAACCGTCCTAGCTTATCTAGAGGCCGTCGTCGCCGGATGGATCCGGAGCGAGGAAGATCCGGCCTATGCCGCTCGCCTAGTCGTGGACAAATACGGTCGCGACTATGGTCTCGAGCTGGATCAGCAAATCCGCCAGAACGAGGTGCAGGCGCAGTTCTTCCGTCCAAATGGAGATCCAGACTACCCCATATACTCACTAGATTTAGAAAAAGTGGCTGGCCCGATGATGAATGCTGCCCGCGCATCCGGTCGCACCGAATTGCCTGATCCCGCTTCTTTGATTGCACCCGAGCTTGCGCTGGAAGCGCTGGAGAATGTGAAGAATTAA
- a CDS encoding amidohydrolase family protein — protein MNAPKTAPECADILIRRAHVVTLDPENRVISQGAIAISGNRIAWIGKDSDAAKIQAKEVIDANDQIAMPGLIDAHFHTGQQLLRGKLQAIARSRPLKLPVWKNYLIPWESCLDPEDVHLSGLVAYTNMIQVGTTCFAEAGGPHPDEMGRAALEVGIRGFISQSTVDQSENIGATVPPNMLLTHDEALEKNTSLVDRWKDGDRVKAWMSLRQVIVCSPELIRDITVEAQSRDVKIHTHLCEGSYEIDYTAEKFGMRPTEWLESMGVLSHRLHCAHSVLLSDRELDLYEQHSLSACHCGFGNYSIGHPRLIEMWRRGIDIGLGTDGPGGGGTIDLFQVAHVARVGQQAIHSSTLHWKDPISSEELLRVATHGGARALGIFDHVGSLEVGKKADILLADTSRMDHRPMQDPLFIAASVLVGRDMDTVLVDGRVVMRKREMVGIDVERINARLIERMPIISERFEKLVG, from the coding sequence ATGAACGCTCCCAAGACCGCGCCAGAGTGCGCCGATATCCTGATCCGACGTGCCCATGTCGTAACGCTGGATCCTGAGAACCGCGTGATCAGTCAAGGCGCTATCGCCATCTCGGGCAACCGCATTGCTTGGATTGGAAAGGATTCTGATGCCGCGAAGATTCAGGCAAAGGAGGTAATCGACGCCAACGACCAGATCGCCATGCCCGGGTTGATCGACGCGCATTTCCACACGGGGCAGCAGCTTCTACGGGGCAAGCTGCAGGCTATCGCTCGGAGCCGGCCGTTGAAGTTGCCGGTCTGGAAAAACTACTTGATCCCTTGGGAAAGCTGCCTCGATCCCGAGGATGTTCATCTTTCCGGTCTTGTCGCCTATACAAACATGATCCAAGTAGGAACAACCTGCTTTGCCGAAGCGGGCGGACCCCACCCCGATGAGATGGGACGCGCGGCATTGGAAGTTGGGATACGCGGCTTCATCTCCCAGTCTACTGTGGACCAGTCGGAGAACATCGGCGCGACAGTGCCGCCCAACATGCTGCTCACGCATGACGAGGCGCTTGAAAAGAATACTTCTTTGGTAGACCGGTGGAAGGATGGGGATAGGGTGAAGGCGTGGATGTCACTGCGCCAAGTCATCGTGTGCTCTCCCGAGTTGATACGAGACATCACCGTCGAGGCGCAGAGCCGAGACGTGAAGATCCACACCCATCTCTGTGAAGGCTCTTACGAAATCGACTATACTGCAGAGAAGTTTGGAATGCGTCCAACTGAGTGGCTGGAGAGCATGGGCGTGCTGTCACACCGTTTGCACTGCGCACACTCTGTCCTCCTTTCTGATCGAGAACTGGACCTTTACGAGCAGCATAGCCTTTCTGCTTGCCACTGCGGATTCGGCAACTACTCGATTGGCCACCCGCGTCTGATTGAAATGTGGCGTCGCGGTATCGACATTGGCCTTGGCACCGACGGACCTGGCGGGGGCGGCACGATTGACCTTTTCCAGGTGGCACATGTGGCCCGGGTCGGTCAGCAGGCAATCCATTCCTCCACCCTGCACTGGAAGGACCCGATCTCTTCCGAGGAGCTGCTAAGGGTGGCAACGCACGGAGGCGCCCGGGCGCTTGGCATCTTTGACCACGTCGGCTCGCTTGAGGTAGGTAAGAAGGCAGATATTCTTCTGGCTGACACGAGCCGGATGGATCACCGGCCCATGCAGGACCCGCTCTTCATTGCAGCCTCCGTTCTCGTTGGCCGGGACATGGACACCGTGCTTGTCGATGGTCGTGTTGTGATGCGCAAGCGAGAGATGGTCGGCATCGACGTCGAACGCATCAACGCACGCCTAATCGAGCGTATGCCCATCATTTCGGAGCGGTTTGAGAAGTTGGTCGGATGA
- a CDS encoding ABC transporter ATP-binding protein, translated as MNSAGAKGAEILLDHVGKDFAMDNGQTVVAVEKARLEIGAGEFVALIGPSGCGKSTLLRMLAALEQPTRGRVTVDGHAPEELARAHRLGVAFQDHALLPWLSVEQNVALPFRISRRPVDRDRIRELIALVGLSGFEKARPSQLSGGMRQRVSIARALVLRPDVLLLDEPFGALDAVTRRQMNLELQRIWLEQNISTLLVTHSVDEALFLADRVVVMSGRPGRILREAIVPFGRPRAPEVMRSPEFHQLEDDLTEALEQPETRP; from the coding sequence ATGAACAGCGCAGGTGCAAAAGGCGCGGAGATCCTGCTGGATCACGTCGGCAAGGACTTTGCCATGGACAACGGTCAAACCGTCGTCGCAGTGGAAAAGGCACGGCTCGAGATTGGGGCAGGGGAGTTTGTCGCACTCATCGGCCCCTCGGGCTGTGGCAAGTCCACGCTGCTGAGGATGCTGGCAGCACTGGAGCAGCCGACACGAGGTCGCGTCACGGTCGATGGGCACGCACCTGAGGAACTCGCACGTGCGCATCGGCTTGGCGTGGCGTTCCAGGATCATGCGCTTCTGCCCTGGCTCTCGGTAGAGCAGAACGTAGCCTTGCCCTTCCGTATCTCGCGCCGCCCCGTCGACCGCGACCGCATTCGGGAACTGATAGCTCTCGTCGGCCTCTCGGGTTTTGAGAAAGCGCGGCCCAGCCAGCTCTCAGGCGGGATGCGGCAGCGGGTGTCTATCGCCCGCGCGCTTGTTCTGCGTCCAGATGTTCTGCTGCTCGATGAGCCTTTCGGAGCGCTGGATGCGGTGACACGGCGGCAGATGAATCTAGAACTACAACGGATATGGCTGGAGCAGAACATTTCCACCCTTTTGGTTACGCACTCGGTTGACGAAGCCCTTTTTCTCGCCGACCGGGTCGTGGTGATGAGCGGTCGTCCAGGGCGCATCCTGCGAGAGGCAATCGTCCCGTTCGGGCGCCCCCGTGCGCCGGAGGTTATGCGTTCCCCAGAGTTCCATCAACTCGAGGATGATCTGACCGAGGCACTGGAACAGCCGGAGACAAGGCCGTGA
- a CDS encoding nucleoside hydrolase yields the protein MTEPCRIILDVDTGIDDALAIVYALAHPEITLEAVTTTYGNVDVEQATLNTLALLQAADCLDVPVAAGAKRALTRPYNKRGSRIHGPNGFGGIDLPSPERTALDTWAPDLLIEMAHKHPGKLTLVPTGPITNVALALMKAPEIATLFKRIVIMGGSIWHPGVPRIPSPMADANFFNDPESARIVLQSGADIILVGMDVTMKTLFTDAMMDRIEKQGGFASRKCAEASRFYLAAYRDQYPDITGCALHDPLAVAVAHDPTLVTLEPMQIDVECAGELTRGQVIPDRRRTGTTIPNAAVCVDVNVDRFVDGFVNRLATFGQDQVAL from the coding sequence ATGACAGAACCCTGCCGCATCATCCTTGACGTGGACACCGGCATCGACGATGCGCTGGCCATCGTTTACGCACTTGCTCATCCCGAAATCACGCTCGAGGCGGTGACCACAACCTACGGGAATGTCGACGTGGAGCAGGCGACTCTGAACACGCTTGCGCTGCTGCAGGCAGCGGATTGTCTGGACGTGCCCGTCGCGGCAGGGGCAAAACGCGCACTCACACGGCCTTATAACAAGAGGGGAAGCCGCATCCACGGCCCTAACGGCTTTGGTGGCATCGACTTGCCGAGCCCAGAGCGCACTGCTCTTGACACATGGGCGCCCGACCTGCTGATCGAAATGGCGCATAAGCATCCAGGGAAACTGACGCTCGTGCCAACAGGGCCAATCACCAACGTTGCGCTTGCCCTGATGAAGGCGCCGGAAATTGCCACGCTCTTCAAGCGTATCGTCATTATGGGCGGCAGCATCTGGCATCCTGGGGTGCCCCGCATCCCGAGTCCGATGGCCGACGCCAACTTCTTCAACGACCCAGAGTCTGCGCGGATCGTTCTCCAATCCGGAGCCGACATCATCCTCGTAGGCATGGACGTGACAATGAAGACGCTTTTCACTGATGCCATGATGGACCGGATTGAAAAGCAAGGCGGCTTCGCTTCGCGGAAATGCGCGGAAGCAAGTCGCTTCTATCTTGCAGCCTATCGCGATCAGTATCCCGACATTACTGGCTGTGCGCTACACGATCCACTCGCCGTTGCCGTCGCGCATGATCCGACGCTAGTGACGCTGGAGCCAATGCAAATCGACGTGGAATGCGCGGGAGAATTAACTCGAGGACAAGTCATTCCAGATCGGCGGCGAACCGGAACGACCATTCCCAATGCCGCCGTTTGTGTCGATGTAAACGTAGATCGATTTGTCGATGGGTTTGTCAACCGCTTGGCGACCTTTGGACAGGACCAAGTAGCGCTTTGA